In Candidatus Saganbacteria bacterium, a single window of DNA contains:
- a CDS encoding UDP-N-acetylmuramoyl-L-alanyl-D-glutamate--2,6-diaminopimelate ligase, producing the protein MKLNELIKNIKVTKTEGDLDFDISGIAHDSRKVKSGDVFVAVPGLVYDGTHFIPMALSNGAGAVVTEKDADLEGKAAKIIVPSSRTALADLSCAYFGFPSRKLKIAGITGTNGKTTTAYLLDSVFRKAGLKTGLIGTVETKIGDRTITSELTTPESTQLQGYFAEMIKEGVTHVAMEVSSHSIAMKRIKGIEFDAAVYTNLSHDHLDFHKTLEAYFDTKMYLFRTLGSGSKKDVHAIVNADDGYCDAVLEETGAGTVTYSLKHKADITAKILRSSLDGLELEIKYAGRTFKIMSSLTGDYNAYNILAAFACAGSMGIDERMIVEGIEALKGVPGRFEKIDEGQDFRVIVDFAHSPDSLEKILKFASNLKKGRVISVFGCTGERDRLKRPLMGEISFRNADLTILTSDDPHGEDADRIIQDVEAGLKKAGAVAGKHYLKLPDRRSAIEKSIEIASQNDIVIIAGRGHEKIQEIKGKNIYIDDRAVARQAIQKRAI; encoded by the coding sequence ATGAAACTAAATGAACTGATAAAAAATATAAAGGTCACAAAGACAGAAGGGGACCTGGATTTCGATATTTCCGGTATCGCTCATGATTCGAGAAAAGTGAAAAGCGGGGATGTCTTTGTAGCGGTGCCCGGGCTGGTGTATGACGGCACGCATTTTATACCTATGGCGCTTTCAAACGGAGCCGGCGCGGTCGTGACCGAAAAAGATGCGGACCTTGAGGGGAAAGCCGCAAAGATCATAGTCCCTTCATCAAGAACGGCCCTTGCCGACCTTTCATGCGCGTATTTCGGATTTCCGTCAAGAAAGCTTAAGATCGCGGGTATAACCGGGACGAACGGAAAAACGACGACCGCATACCTCCTTGATTCTGTTTTCAGGAAAGCGGGGCTCAAGACAGGCCTGATAGGCACCGTGGAGACAAAGATAGGGGACAGGACAATAACTTCAGAACTGACGACTCCCGAATCAACGCAGCTCCAGGGATATTTTGCCGAGATGATAAAAGAAGGCGTGACCCATGTCGCGATGGAAGTGTCCTCGCATTCTATCGCGATGAAAAGGATAAAGGGAATAGAGTTTGACGCGGCAGTCTATACGAACTTAAGCCACGACCACCTTGATTTCCACAAGACGCTCGAGGCCTATTTTGACACCAAGATGTACCTTTTCAGGACTCTCGGCTCGGGAAGCAAAAAGGATGTCCATGCGATAGTAAATGCCGATGACGGCTACTGCGATGCGGTCCTGGAAGAGACCGGCGCCGGAACGGTGACATATTCCCTGAAACACAAGGCGGATATTACGGCCAAGATACTGCGGTCAAGCCTTGACGGTCTTGAATTAGAGATAAAATATGCAGGCAGGACTTTCAAAATAATGTCTTCGCTGACCGGGGATTATAACGCGTATAACATCCTGGCCGCGTTCGCCTGCGCAGGCAGCATGGGTATCGATGAAAGAATGATCGTCGAAGGCATCGAAGCGCTGAAAGGCGTCCCGGGAAGGTTTGAAAAGATAGATGAAGGACAGGATTTCAGGGTGATCGTGGATTTTGCCCATTCTCCGGACAGTCTTGAAAAAATATTGAAGTTCGCGTCAAACCTTAAAAAGGGCAGGGTGATATCGGTCTTCGGATGCACAGGGGAACGCGACAGGCTCAAACGGCCGCTGATGGGTGAAATATCATTCAGGAACGCAGATCTTACCATCCTTACATCGGATGACCCGCACGGAGAGGATGCTGACCGGATAATACAGGATGTAGAGGCGGGCCTCAAAAAAGCCGGTGCTGTCGCGGGCAAGCATTACCTGAAACTGCCCGACAGGAGGTCCGCGATAGAAAAATCAATTGAAATCGCTTCTCAAAATGATATAGTAATAATTGCAGGCAGGGGGCATGAAAAGATACAGGAGATCAAAGGAAAAAACATCTATATCGATGACAGGGCAGTCGCAAGGCAGGCAATACAAAAACGCGCTATATAA
- the lnt gene encoding apolipoprotein N-acyltransferase, translated as MKNILLSVISGLLLTLCFPKFGISILVWIALVPFFVSIYSSKNIKQALFYAFIFGMCYFGGVLFWVSLISRWVGGFGYVAWVLLSIYQTFYIMLFAYAAFLSMNSFHKSTNMLLIPFLWAAVEWLRCFGEFAVPGALLGLTQYRNLPIIQIANVFGVFGVSFIIVIVNYVIFLAVISEGSFIERFIKLWPKIAFVSVLVVAVYAKGIDVLNETNYDPFEREIKIAVIQPDIGQEEKLNPRNTYDMLNLLDFMSRSSFMEAPDIIIWPETAVMTFIEKDAAALSKLKDITKKGRCYLVTGGFYSKDGKIFNSVFSLSPDGKIISRYDKEHLVPFGEYLPFKWMIYPFLRSTGYFETDQYGGKDPGPLSIGSLKAGCMVCFESLFDGLGRQRSKGTHFLLTVTNDAWFGQSAAAEQHIMAAPFRAIENRKYLVQAANTGISAFVDPCGRFIKRSELEERRVLILNLPLSSGVR; from the coding sequence TTGAAAAACATTCTTCTTTCGGTGATCTCCGGTTTATTGCTCACGCTGTGTTTCCCGAAGTTCGGGATCAGTATACTCGTATGGATCGCCCTGGTCCCTTTCTTTGTCTCCATATATTCTTCAAAGAACATAAAACAGGCTTTATTTTACGCCTTTATTTTCGGGATGTGTTACTTCGGCGGAGTCCTTTTTTGGGTTAGTTTAATATCGCGCTGGGTAGGCGGTTTCGGTTACGTCGCATGGGTGCTGCTAAGTATCTATCAGACATTTTACATAATGCTTTTTGCCTATGCCGCTTTTTTGTCGATGAATTCCTTTCATAAGTCAACAAATATGTTGTTGATACCCTTTTTGTGGGCTGCAGTCGAGTGGCTTCGCTGCTTCGGCGAGTTCGCGGTGCCTGGGGCTCTGCTCGGGCTGACTCAATACAGGAACCTTCCAATAATACAGATAGCGAATGTGTTCGGTGTCTTCGGCGTAAGCTTTATCATCGTAATAGTAAATTATGTGATTTTTCTGGCCGTGATATCGGAGGGTTCATTTATCGAGAGGTTTATTAAGTTATGGCCGAAGATCGCTTTCGTGTCCGTGCTGGTGGTGGCGGTCTACGCGAAGGGGATAGATGTCTTGAATGAGACTAATTATGACCCGTTCGAGCGGGAAATAAAGATCGCTGTCATACAGCCGGACATCGGACAGGAAGAAAAACTCAATCCCAGGAACACTTATGACATGTTGAACCTGCTTGACTTCATGAGCAGGTCTTCTTTCATGGAAGCCCCGGATATAATAATATGGCCGGAAACGGCTGTCATGACGTTCATAGAAAAAGACGCGGCAGCCTTATCAAAGCTGAAGGATATAACAAAAAAAGGCAGATGCTATCTTGTGACGGGCGGCTTTTATTCAAAGGACGGGAAGATCTTCAATTCGGTCTTTTCTCTCTCTCCGGACGGAAAGATAATCTCAAGATATGACAAGGAGCATCTTGTGCCTTTCGGGGAATATCTGCCTTTCAAATGGATGATCTATCCGTTCCTGAGGTCTACCGGATATTTTGAGACCGACCAGTACGGCGGCAAAGATCCCGGGCCTCTGTCGATCGGTTCCCTGAAAGCGGGATGCATGGTCTGTTTTGAGTCTTTGTTCGACGGCCTTGGCCGTCAGAGGAGCAAAGGGACCCATTTTCTTCTGACGGTCACTAACGATGCATGGTTCGGTCAAAGCGCCGCGGCCGAGCAGCATATAATGGCGGCCCCGTTCAGGGCGATAGAGAACAGGAAATACCTGGTCCAGGCAGCCAACACCGGGATAAGCGCGTTTGTCGACCCCTGCGGCAGGTTCATCAAAAGATCAGAGCTTGAGGAGCGCAGGGTCCTTATCTTGAACCTTCCTTTAAGTAGCGGAGTCCGATGA
- a CDS encoding sigma-70 family RNA polymerase sigma factor produces MSKHSFDEVYDSCKNSVWGLISKYSFTKEDREDIFQEIFFNVHKALPRFRGESSIKTWVYKIAVNGAINYVNKQKRHRMIVSVLSNLRILEHEPAEIGADVEMLKPLKKLNPRQRMVLLLSDVEEKKLEEISGIMKIPVGTVKSNLHRAREIVRKEAVKDEKI; encoded by the coding sequence GTGTCAAAACATTCTTTTGATGAAGTATATGACAGCTGCAAAAACAGTGTATGGGGATTGATCTCGAAATATTCATTTACAAAAGAAGACAGGGAAGACATCTTCCAGGAGATATTTTTCAATGTCCATAAAGCTTTGCCGCGTTTCAGGGGGGAATCCTCGATAAAGACCTGGGTCTATAAGATAGCTGTCAACGGGGCGATAAACTATGTCAATAAGCAGAAAAGGCACAGGATGATAGTCAGCGTGCTCAGTAACTTAAGGATATTAGAACATGAGCCGGCTGAAATCGGAGCTGATGTTGAGATGTTAAAGCCGCTTAAAAAGCTCAATCCGCGGCAAAGGATGGTGCTTTTACTGTCGGACGTTGAGGAGAAAAAATTGGAAGAAATATCCGGGATCATGAAGATCCCGGTCGGCACGGTCAAATCAAATCTGCACCGTGCCAGGGAAATAGTAAGAAAGGAAGCGGTAAAAGATGAAAAAATATAA
- a CDS encoding DUF3084 domain-containing protein: MFAIQIIVVIIFVSGLIAYIGNIVGRSIGKKRLTAFNLRPRHTATAITVITGSLIALTTGVILFLASADVRTALFGLDGLKKMISERSIELEKIKADRQALLSDISILKNTLDASKKDVLSLTKTKENLSKEIRTARSGLLLFKVNDVILSTVIDSSGRPELCRDKLGSILAETDSIIKSNVKGDKKHYILMPSSELDEAVNFMAAHPGSTIVRVVAAGNVILGEEIPVHFELFENALIFKKGETILRSEVDGRQPLPAIEQKIKETLSQVNETAISKRMVPNIDGSVGNIPYSKIFDASKNIRSMNRTVILSVDTSKDIYSAGPLEINLKITK, encoded by the coding sequence ATGTTCGCAATACAAATAATCGTCGTCATAATCTTCGTCTCCGGCCTTATCGCCTATATAGGCAATATAGTCGGCAGATCTATCGGCAAAAAAAGGCTCACGGCATTTAACCTCAGGCCAAGGCACACAGCTACCGCGATAACCGTGATCACCGGCTCTCTGATAGCGCTCACCACAGGTGTGATCCTTTTTCTGGCATCGGCCGATGTAAGAACGGCTCTTTTCGGACTGGACGGCCTTAAGAAGATGATCTCCGAAAGAAGCATCGAGCTTGAAAAGATAAAAGCCGACAGGCAGGCGCTTTTAAGCGATATCTCGATCCTGAAAAACACGCTTGATGCTTCGAAAAAGGATGTCCTGTCCCTGACAAAGACAAAGGAGAACCTGAGCAAAGAGATCAGGACCGCGAGATCGGGTCTTCTTCTTTTTAAGGTCAATGATGTTATCCTTTCGACCGTGATAGATTCTTCCGGCAGGCCGGAGCTCTGCAGGGACAAGCTCGGAAGCATCCTTGCCGAGACCGATTCGATCATCAAAAGCAATGTAAAAGGCGACAAAAAACATTACATATTGATGCCGAGCAGCGAACTGGATGAAGCGGTAAATTTCATGGCGGCGCATCCCGGCAGCACCATCGTCAGGGTCGTCGCGGCCGGCAATGTCATCCTCGGTGAAGAGATCCCCGTCCACTTTGAATTGTTCGAGAACGCGCTTATATTCAAAAAAGGCGAAACTATATTAAGGTCGGAAGTCGACGGCAGGCAGCCGCTTCCCGCCATAGAGCAAAAGATAAAAGAGACACTGTCACAGGTGAATGAGACGGCGATAAGCAAACGGATGGTGCCGAACATCGACGGGTCCGTCGGCAATATCCCTTATTCAAAGATATTTGATGCCTCCAAGAACATAAGATCGATGAACCGGACAGTCATCCTGTCTGTGGATACTTCAAAAGATATCTATTCCGCAGGCCCGCTGGAAATAAACCTGAAGATCACTAAATAA
- a CDS encoding peptidoglycan bridge formation glycyltransferase FemA/FemB family protein, with translation MSYRLTGETEREEFDKIAGTGSQVLQSYGWGEVKGAFGWSPTRVLLGSGGSFLLLKKQLPLIKKCFFYLPRGPLIDFGKEKQVEEFISAAGGLARKEGALFLRMDPEISEEDNEALSLLKSKGFIKARKEVQPRSTYILDLTLDLEKIKAAFDGKFRYNIHVAEKHGVTVRQQSSEDALKEFYGIYKETCSRQNFIIHPYSYYKKILEEIISKGNGTFFIAYHGGVPISGIVVFTFGKRAWYMYGASSNEYRNMMPNNLIHWEVIKWAKEKGLREYDLWGIPSNPHEKHPLWGVYRFKKGMGGRLVKYIGAYDLPFNRGFYQLFDKLIIGYQNTVRFLRKGTISDSLAE, from the coding sequence ATGAGCTACAGGCTGACAGGTGAAACTGAGAGGGAAGAGTTCGACAAGATCGCGGGGACCGGTTCCCAGGTCCTGCAGTCCTATGGATGGGGAGAAGTTAAGGGAGCTTTCGGCTGGAGCCCGACAAGAGTACTGCTGGGATCGGGCGGATCTTTTTTGTTATTGAAAAAACAGCTGCCGCTTATAAAAAAATGTTTTTTCTACCTGCCGAGAGGCCCCCTGATCGACTTTGGCAAAGAAAAGCAGGTCGAAGAATTCATCTCCGCCGCAGGCGGCCTTGCCAGAAAGGAGGGCGCTCTTTTTCTCCGCATGGACCCGGAGATAAGCGAGGAAGATAATGAAGCTCTCTCGTTGCTGAAGAGCAAAGGATTCATCAAGGCAAGAAAAGAGGTCCAGCCGCGCTCTACATATATACTCGATCTCACTTTGGACCTTGAAAAGATCAAGGCCGCCTTTGACGGCAAGTTCCGCTATAACATCCACGTCGCGGAAAAGCACGGCGTCACCGTGAGGCAGCAGAGCAGTGAAGATGCGCTTAAGGAATTCTACGGCATCTATAAAGAGACCTGTTCAAGGCAGAACTTCATCATTCACCCGTATTCCTATTACAAAAAGATCCTTGAAGAGATCATTTCGAAGGGGAACGGCACTTTTTTTATCGCATATCACGGCGGGGTCCCGATATCCGGGATCGTGGTCTTTACTTTCGGAAAAAGGGCCTGGTACATGTACGGCGCGTCTTCAAATGAATACAGGAACATGATGCCTAACAATCTTATCCACTGGGAAGTCATCAAATGGGCAAAAGAGAAAGGGCTCAGGGAATACGACCTGTGGGGAATACCTTCAAATCCGCATGAAAAACATCCTCTCTGGGGGGTTTACAGGTTCAAGAAAGGAATGGGAGGCAGGCTTGTAAAATATATTGGGGCGTATGACCTTCCTTTTAACAGGGGCTTCTATCAATTATTTGATAAACTTATTATCGGGTACCAGAACACTGTCAGGTTCTTAAGAAAAGGCACGATCTCGGATTCGCTGGCGGAATGA
- the trpD gene encoding anthranilate phosphoribosyltransferase — protein sequence MIREYIKALVDGKDLTKDDSSRVMEEIMTGKTTSCQIASLITALRIKGETAEEISGFAKVMRQHAVPLKLKTRYFVDTCGTGGDVSGTFNISTVSAFIASGAGVVVAKHGNRAVSSRCGSADLLEALGIKINIAPEQVRDCIDEVGIGFIFAPVFHEAMKFAAPARKEIGIRTVFNILGPVSNPANTKGQLMGVYAAGLTTVMAQVLKDQGCETAMVVHGMDGIDEISLSDRTKVAYLEGGVIKEYYIEPESLGLKKCRMSDVSGGEAGNNAKTAIAVLSGKEKGPKHDIAVLNAAAAIVVGRKAADLSEGIKKAEQAIRSGEALKKLEELKKFTNKQS from the coding sequence ATGATACGGGAATACATAAAGGCCCTTGTCGACGGAAAAGATCTTACGAAGGATGATTCTTCCCGCGTGATGGAAGAAATAATGACGGGGAAAACCACGTCATGCCAGATCGCTTCGCTTATCACTGCTCTCAGGATCAAAGGCGAGACAGCCGAGGAGATCTCCGGGTTCGCAAAGGTCATGAGGCAGCACGCGGTCCCCCTGAAATTGAAGACGAGATATTTCGTGGATACCTGCGGGACGGGCGGCGATGTCTCGGGAACTTTTAATATCTCGACCGTGTCCGCTTTTATCGCTTCGGGAGCCGGGGTGGTCGTCGCAAAACACGGCAACCGCGCCGTCTCTTCAAGATGCGGAAGCGCGGACCTTCTTGAAGCTTTGGGGATAAAAATAAATATCGCTCCCGAACAAGTAAGGGATTGTATCGATGAGGTTGGCATCGGTTTTATCTTTGCGCCGGTATTTCATGAAGCCATGAAGTTTGCCGCGCCGGCGAGAAAAGAGATCGGCATAAGGACCGTCTTTAACATCCTCGGGCCGGTAAGCAATCCGGCGAACACAAAGGGACAGCTTATGGGCGTGTATGCGGCAGGTCTTACTACTGTGATGGCTCAGGTGCTCAAAGACCAGGGTTGCGAGACCGCGATGGTAGTCCACGGGATGGACGGGATCGACGAGATCTCTTTGTCCGACAGGACAAAAGTCGCATATCTTGAAGGCGGTGTAATAAAAGAATACTATATTGAACCCGAGTCATTGGGACTAAAGAAATGCAGGATGTCGGATGTTTCCGGCGGGGAAGCGGGCAACAACGCAAAGACCGCCATAGCCGTCCTTTCCGGAAAAGAAAAAGGGCCGAAACATGATATCGCGGTACTGAACGCGGCTGCGGCAATAGTCGTGGGAAGGAAGGCCGCGGACCTTTCTGAAGGGATAAAAAAAGCCGAACAGGCGATAAGATCAGGCGAAGCATTGAAGAAGCTGGAGGAATTGAAGAAGTTTACGAATAAACAGAGTTAA
- a CDS encoding Spy/CpxP family protein refolding chaperone, whose translation MKNWSLTAALMIMLLTAGSSHAFPHFGPSAEKFVERIAKDLGLTENQKNTLLSGAKQTELEEKDIHSSDKAIFEKIKEELLKDNPDRKTIHECIEQIGQNETKIQIKRMDRMIDMRKMLTPGQRTKLEAFMKKGRERAEEKFKKMKKNDPKPGDPNGSK comes from the coding sequence ATGAAAAACTGGTCTTTAACGGCAGCCCTGATGATAATGCTCTTGACAGCCGGAAGTTCTCACGCGTTCCCGCATTTTGGCCCGTCTGCGGAAAAGTTTGTCGAACGGATAGCAAAAGATCTCGGCCTTACCGAAAATCAGAAAAACACTCTTCTTTCCGGAGCAAAGCAGACAGAACTTGAGGAAAAAGATATACATTCAAGCGATAAGGCCATTTTCGAAAAAATAAAGGAAGAACTCCTGAAAGATAACCCTGACCGCAAGACTATACACGAGTGCATCGAACAGATAGGGCAGAACGAAACAAAGATACAAATAAAGCGGATGGACCGGATGATAGATATGCGGAAAATGCTCACCCCCGGGCAAAGGACAAAACTCGAAGCGTTCATGAAAAAAGGAAGAGAACGGGCGGAAGAAAAGTTCAAAAAAATGAAAAAGAACGACCCAAAGCCCGGAGATCCAAACGGGTCAAAATAA
- a CDS encoding LptF/LptG family permease: MIKILDRYIIKELLDPFIFGVAAFTLILSASMVMFELVRAVILMGMPFYIAVQLFLFRLPSVMVYIFPMAMLLAAILSFARLSADKEVTAFRAGGVSLYRLMVPVLIMGLVISFLTLSFYEIIVPEANRASAFLMVQTRIDKAPKIQDNVFMPELEQGTLKRIFYARKIKGNVMEGVIIQEFNNGQLSQLVNAKTAQWQNDKWVFRNGITYLLSDTGEYKHLLKFDEQYITIKFTPADLYMGDKKPDEMNFNSLRDYIDLKKKMGANVTDLLIQLNMKLSIPFACFVFALLGAPLGLNPTRKSSSIGLGISVIIIFVYYVLMFIGMAAGEMEMISPFLSAWLPNVITAGIGGWILYKAGQ; encoded by the coding sequence GTGATAAAGATACTTGACCGTTACATCATCAAGGAACTTTTAGACCCTTTTATTTTCGGGGTCGCCGCCTTCACTCTCATCCTTTCAGCCAGCATGGTCATGTTCGAGCTTGTAAGAGCGGTCATCCTGATGGGCATGCCTTTTTACATCGCAGTGCAGCTTTTTCTGTTCAGGCTGCCGTCCGTCATGGTCTATATCTTCCCGATGGCGATGCTGCTCGCCGCCATACTTTCGTTCGCAAGGCTCTCGGCCGACAAGGAAGTGACCGCCTTCAGGGCCGGCGGGGTCAGCCTTTACAGGCTTATGGTTCCGGTCCTTATAATGGGCCTGGTCATCAGTTTTCTGACGCTCTCTTTCTACGAAATAATCGTGCCGGAGGCCAACAGGGCTTCGGCTTTTCTTATGGTGCAGACAAGGATCGACAAGGCTCCTAAAATACAGGATAACGTCTTCATGCCCGAGCTTGAACAAGGCACCTTAAAAAGGATCTTTTACGCGAGAAAGATCAAAGGCAATGTGATGGAAGGGGTCATCATACAGGAATTCAATAACGGGCAGCTGAGCCAGCTGGTCAACGCCAAGACCGCGCAGTGGCAGAATGACAAGTGGGTGTTCAGGAACGGCATAACGTATCTGTTGTCCGACACGGGGGAATACAAGCATCTTTTGAAATTCGACGAGCAGTATATCACCATCAAGTTCACCCCGGCGGACCTTTATATGGGGGACAAGAAACCGGACGAGATGAACTTCAACTCGCTGAGGGACTATATAGACCTGAAGAAAAAGATGGGCGCCAACGTGACTGACCTGCTGATCCAGCTCAACATGAAGCTCTCGATACCGTTCGCCTGTTTCGTGTTCGCTCTTCTGGGGGCTCCGCTCGGGCTCAATCCGACAAGAAAATCCTCGTCTATCGGGCTCGGCATAAGTGTTATAATAATTTTTGTCTATTATGTGCTGATGTTCATCGGCATGGCGGCGGGGGAGATGGAGATGATATCTCCTTTTCTTTCGGCCTGGCTGCCGAACGTGATAACGGCGGGCATCGGCGGGTGGATATTATACAAGGCGGGGCAATAG
- the lptB gene encoding LPS export ABC transporter ATP-binding protein has protein sequence MYIKAEKLVKSYGSKKVVDEVSIDVKQGEVVGLLGPNGAGKTTSFYMVVGLAKPDSGHVYLEGNEITYMPMHKRAQMGLGYLPQEQSIFKKLTVEENIIMLWEATGKVKKEDYQPKLDTVLDELGVKHLRHNRCYQLSGGEARRVEIARALAMEPMFLLLDEPFTGIDPITVSELQKIIIYLKNKGLGILITDHNVRETLAIVDRAYIIQKGKILVSGNSSYIANDETAKKIYLGEEFKL, from the coding sequence ATGTATATCAAAGCCGAAAAGCTGGTCAAATCCTACGGAAGTAAAAAAGTCGTCGATGAAGTTTCGATAGACGTGAAACAGGGCGAGGTGGTCGGGCTGCTCGGCCCGAACGGCGCCGGAAAAACGACTTCGTTCTACATGGTCGTCGGCCTGGCAAAACCGGACAGCGGACATGTCTACCTCGAAGGCAACGAGATCACTTATATGCCTATGCATAAAAGGGCGCAGATGGGACTCGGGTATCTGCCCCAGGAACAATCCATATTTAAAAAACTCACCGTGGAAGAGAACATCATCATGCTTTGGGAAGCTACCGGAAAAGTAAAAAAAGAGGATTACCAGCCTAAACTTGACACAGTCCTTGACGAGCTCGGGGTGAAGCACCTGCGCCACAACCGCTGCTACCAGCTTTCCGGAGGGGAAGCACGCAGGGTCGAGATCGCCCGGGCGCTTGCAATGGAACCCATGTTCCTGCTGCTGGACGAGCCTTTCACGGGCATCGACCCGATAACGGTATCGGAACTCCAGAAGATCATCATATACCTGAAAAACAAAGGACTGGGGATACTTATCACCGATCACAACGTCCGGGAGACCCTTGCTATAGTAGACCGCGCTTACATCATTCAAAAAGGAAAGATACTTGTGTCCGGCAATTCTTCATATATAGCCAATGACGAGACTGCAAAAAAGATCTACCTAGGGGAAGAATTTAAACTGTGA
- a CDS encoding TolC family protein: protein MKKYFHLTFVNTAIVTFIFPFLLCPSSFALSWKDVTSLTENNNNSIKSAQKQAESSYWQYNRAMTAFLPQISASLGGSKTNNSATSTLTKSYSYGVSASQSLFTGFKNIFNLQSAYAQWQSDKANLDSTRSQVYYDLRSAYVNLLTAQQNVELQKKIVERRKSNTRLIGLRYKSGIEDKGNYLMTQADEGQSVYRLSSAKRDVELAALKLSQITGSDIATVEDISIPGKLTDIDYKTLTETSVGYRTAKYSLELADINRKSTVNEFLPSVSVSGNYSKSGSSWPPSNDSSTISLNMSYSLFPGGSNITDYFINGIKYDKALQDFENSKKNIRYGIEQTALGFNDSLERLSADRTSASASGERAEITQAKYLDGLVTFDEWNRTENDGIQAQITALNSKKTALVSQAAFYNSYGGIIK from the coding sequence ATGAAGAAATACTTTCATTTAACTTTCGTTAATACAGCGATAGTCACATTTATTTTTCCTTTCTTGTTGTGTCCCTCGTCTTTCGCCCTTTCATGGAAAGATGTCACGTCCCTTACTGAAAATAATAACAATTCCATAAAGAGCGCCCAGAAGCAGGCGGAATCTTCTTACTGGCAGTACAACAGGGCGATGACGGCTTTCCTGCCCCAGATATCCGCGAGCCTGGGCGGGTCGAAGACTAATAATTCTGCCACATCGACGCTGACAAAATCCTATTCATACGGCGTTTCGGCCTCACAGTCTCTTTTTACGGGTTTTAAAAATATCTTTAATCTCCAATCGGCGTACGCCCAGTGGCAGTCGGATAAGGCAAACCTCGACAGCACAAGGTCACAGGTCTATTACGACCTGAGATCCGCTTATGTGAACCTTTTGACCGCCCAGCAGAACGTGGAACTCCAGAAAAAAATAGTGGAAAGAAGAAAATCTAACACAAGGCTCATAGGGCTGAGATACAAGAGCGGTATAGAGGACAAGGGTAATTATTTGATGACCCAGGCGGATGAGGGGCAGTCGGTCTACCGGCTCAGCAGCGCTAAAAGGGATGTGGAGCTCGCGGCACTGAAACTTTCACAGATCACCGGGTCCGATATCGCGACCGTTGAAGACATATCAATTCCCGGGAAACTGACCGACATCGATTATAAAACACTTACAGAAACCTCGGTAGGATACAGGACAGCTAAATATTCCCTTGAACTTGCGGACATAAACAGAAAGAGCACCGTAAACGAATTCCTCCCTTCTGTATCCGTCTCCGGGAACTATTCAAAAAGCGGCTCAAGCTGGCCGCCTTCGAACGATTCGTCGACGATATCCCTTAACATGTCTTACTCTTTATTCCCCGGCGGGAGCAATATAACGGATTATTTCATCAACGGCATAAAATATGACAAGGCCCTTCAGGATTTTGAGAACAGCAAAAAGAACATCCGGTACGGCATCGAGCAGACCGCTCTGGGGTTCAACGACAGTCTCGAGCGGCTTTCCGCCGACAGAACGAGCGCGTCGGCCAGCGGGGAAAGGGCCGAGATAACCCAGGCGAAATATCTGGACGGGCTGGTCACGTTCGACGAATGGAACAGGACGGAGAACGACGGCATTCAGGCGCAGATCACCGCGCTTAACAGCAAAAAGACCGCGCTTGTTTCGCAAGCGGCTTTCTATAATTCTTACGGGGGGATAATAAAATGA